One window from the genome of Malacoplasma penetrans HF-2 encodes:
- the ligA gene encoding NAD-dependent DNA ligase LigA translates to MSNNKEILNRIQNLRKNLNQYNYEYYGLENPSVSDYEYDMCLKELIQLETQYPEFDSPNSPSKKVGGYISEKFNKVKHEIPMMSLSNAFDEEDLLKFDNDIKKAIGSSDFSYVVEPKIDGLSISVKYKDGNLIQAVTRGDGEIGEDVTQNIKTIKSLPLNIEYDKDLEIRGEVFLTKKDFEKINSDPNLTKKFANARNAASGSLRNLDSNITAKRNLSALFYYVPKATELKIAKQYDVLSWLDKQLIPISREIRHCNNIQGVIERISELTDTRDQFKYDIDGIVIKVNDFNHYEEIGYTSKFPKWAIAYKFPAVVKQTKLNSIDVTVGRTGRINYIANLDEILLEGSQVKKATLHNYDYIKDHEIMLNDIVEIYKAGEIIPKIIRSIKEKRDGSQVVFPEPTNCPSCDSKLVKKEQEVDLYCLNENCVEKQIQQIEYFSSRDAMNIEGLSISIISQLFRNKIINDAIDLYELAHKKEILIATKQKFYRKNDDGTKTEFERSLFKDKSFTNIIEAIEKSKSNSMEKFLTGLGIKYVGLRAAKALSKRFKSIEELAMATREEIEQVPDTGEKMSESLVNWFSDPKNQDLLWRAKKVGINFNYINEFNDVVVKNEHQKYMNKTFVITGSFNKSRNEIKNYIESVFNAKVSDSVSKKTDYLVVGENAGDSKLKKANDLKIEIITEPFWDN, encoded by the coding sequence ATGAGTAATAATAAAGAGATATTAAATAGAATTCAAAACTTAAGAAAAAACTTAAACCAATACAATTATGAATATTATGGTTTAGAAAATCCATCTGTAAGTGATTATGAATACGATATGTGTTTAAAGGAGTTAATTCAGTTAGAAACACAATATCCAGAATTTGATTCACCAAATTCACCTTCTAAAAAAGTTGGTGGATATATTTCTGAAAAATTTAATAAAGTAAAACATGAGATTCCAATGATGTCATTATCTAATGCCTTTGATGAAGAAGATTTGCTTAAATTTGATAATGATATTAAAAAAGCTATTGGATCATCAGATTTTAGTTATGTTGTAGAACCTAAAATTGATGGATTAAGTATTTCGGTTAAATATAAAGATGGTAATTTAATTCAAGCAGTTACTAGAGGTGATGGCGAAATTGGAGAAGATGTTACTCAAAACATTAAAACAATAAAATCACTTCCTTTGAATATTGAGTATGATAAAGATTTAGAAATTAGAGGAGAAGTTTTTTTAACTAAAAAAGATTTTGAAAAAATAAATAGTGATCCAAATCTAACTAAAAAATTTGCTAATGCTAGAAATGCAGCATCTGGATCTTTAAGAAACCTAGATTCAAATATTACTGCTAAAAGAAATTTAAGTGCACTTTTTTATTATGTTCCAAAAGCAACTGAATTAAAAATTGCTAAGCAATATGATGTATTAAGTTGATTGGATAAACAACTAATTCCAATCTCTAGAGAGATAAGACACTGTAATAATATTCAAGGAGTAATTGAAAGAATTTCAGAACTTACAGATACTAGAGATCAATTTAAATATGATATTGATGGAATTGTTATTAAAGTAAATGACTTTAATCACTATGAAGAAATAGGTTATACTTCTAAATTCCCCAAATGAGCAATTGCTTATAAATTTCCTGCAGTTGTTAAACAAACTAAACTTAATTCTATTGATGTAACAGTCGGTAGAACTGGAAGAATTAACTATATTGCAAATTTAGATGAAATTTTATTAGAAGGATCTCAAGTTAAAAAAGCCACTCTTCATAACTATGACTATATTAAAGATCATGAAATTATGCTTAATGATATTGTAGAGATCTATAAAGCTGGTGAAATTATTCCTAAGATTATTAGATCAATTAAAGAAAAAAGAGATGGTTCACAAGTGGTTTTTCCTGAACCTACAAATTGTCCAAGTTGTGATTCAAAACTAGTTAAAAAAGAACAAGAAGTTGATTTATATTGTTTGAATGAAAATTGTGTTGAAAAACAAATTCAACAAATTGAATACTTCTCATCAAGAGATGCTATGAATATTGAAGGATTATCTATCTCTATCATTAGTCAACTATTTAGAAACAAAATTATTAATGATGCAATTGATTTATATGAGCTTGCACATAAAAAAGAAATTTTAATTGCCACTAAACAAAAGTTTTATAGAAAAAATGATGATGGTACAAAAACAGAATTTGAAAGATCTTTATTTAAAGATAAATCATTTACTAACATCATTGAAGCTATTGAAAAATCTAAAAGTAATTCTATGGAAAAATTCTTAACTGGATTAGGAATTAAGTATGTTGGTTTAAGAGCAGCTAAAGCTTTATCTAAAAGATTTAAATCTATTGAAGAATTAGCAATGGCTACAAGAGAAGAAATTGAACAAGTTCCAGATACTGGTGAAAAAATGAGTGAATCATTGGTTAACTGATTTTCTGATCCTAAGAATCAAGATTTATTATGAAGAGCTAAAAAAGTAGGAATTAACTTTAACTATATAAATGAGTTTAATGATGTTGTTGTAAAAAATGAACATCAAAAATATATGAATAAAACATTTGTAATTACAGGTTCATTTAATAAATCTAGAAATGAAATTAAAAACTATATTGAAAGTGTTTTTAATGCAAAAGTTTCAGATAGTGTTTCTAAAAAAACAGACTATTTAGTAGTTGGTGAAAATGCAGGTGATTCAAAACTAAAAAAAGCAAATGATTTAAAAATTGAAATCATTACTGAACCATTTTGAGACAATTAA
- a CDS encoding methylated-DNA--[protein]-cysteine S-methyltransferase, which translates to MIYTSIYKSPLGEISIACSDNKLIGLWIEGQKHFFSKYKNDIVVNNDIEILIKTKKWLDKYFKGLNPNPKDLEINPQGSAFQIEVWNILSKIPYGKTITYNDIAKEIANSKGIKKMSAQAVGGAVGHNPLTIIIPCHRVVGCKGNLTGYAGGLDKKIYLLELEKCNMDDFFLPKIK; encoded by the coding sequence ATGATTTATACATCAATTTACAAGTCTCCATTAGGTGAAATTTCTATAGCTTGTAGTGACAACAAATTAATAGGTTTATGAATTGAAGGACAAAAGCATTTCTTTTCTAAATATAAAAATGATATTGTTGTAAACAATGATATAGAAATTTTAATAAAAACAAAAAAGTGATTAGACAAATATTTTAAAGGTTTAAATCCAAATCCAAAAGATTTAGAAATCAATCCCCAAGGTTCTGCTTTTCAAATTGAAGTTTGAAACATATTATCTAAGATTCCTTATGGTAAAACCATTACTTATAATGACATAGCTAAAGAAATTGCTAATTCGAAAGGAATTAAAAAAATGTCTGCCCAAGCTGTTGGTGGAGCAGTTGGACACAATCCGCTTACTATAATTATCCCTTGTCATAGGGTTGTAGGTTGTAAAGGAAACTTAACTGGATATGCAGGTGGATTAGATAAAAAAATATATTTATTGGAATTAGAAAAATGTAATATGGATGATTTCTTTTTACCAAAGATTAAATAG
- a CDS encoding carboxymuconolactone decarboxylase family protein, which produces MKKQTAGRDLLGELAPEFAALNDDVLFGQVWSRESQLSLKNRSMITIASLMSQGLFPQLKSHFIIGKENGITKQEAIEIVTQLAFYSGWPKAWSAFSLIKEVYADDKEDLNSHGGGFGLGVPNNRYPQYFSGRSFLNPLTKPESVFLVNVTFEPGCRNNWHMHKAKTGGGQILVCVDGEGWFQEWNKPAVSLKVGDVITVPANVKHWHGAKKDSWFSHIVVEVPGTETSNEWFEKVTDEEYSKLG; this is translated from the coding sequence ATGAAAAAACAAACAGCAGGAAGAGATCTTTTAGGTGAATTAGCACCTGAATTTGCAGCATTAAATGATGATGTATTATTTGGACAAGTATGATCTAGGGAAAGCCAATTATCATTAAAAAATAGGAGCATGATTACAATTGCTTCTTTAATGAGTCAAGGTTTATTTCCACAACTAAAATCTCATTTTATTATTGGTAAAGAAAACGGAATTACTAAACAAGAGGCAATTGAGATTGTTACTCAATTAGCATTTTATAGTGGATGACCAAAAGCTTGAAGTGCTTTTAGTTTAATTAAAGAAGTTTATGCAGATGATAAAGAAGATTTAAATTCACATGGAGGTGGGTTTGGATTAGGTGTTCCAAATAACAGATATCCTCAATATTTTTCTGGTAGATCATTTTTAAACCCATTAACTAAACCAGAAAGTGTTTTCTTAGTAAATGTAACTTTTGAACCAGGTTGTAGAAATAACTGACACATGCATAAAGCTAAAACTGGTGGTGGTCAAATATTGGTTTGTGTAGATGGTGAAGGATGATTCCAAGAGTGAAATAAACCAGCAGTTAGTTTAAAGGTTGGAGATGTAATTACTGTTCCAGCTAATGTGAAGCACTGACATGGAGCAAAAAAAGATTCTTGATTCTCTCATATAGTTGTAGAAGTACCAGGTACTGAAACTTCAAATGAATGATTTGAAAAAGTAACTGATGAAGAATACAGTAAATTAGGTTAA
- a CDS encoding ATP-binding cassette domain-containing protein, translated as MEKLISIKDLNKTYKTKKVKKVIFDNLSFDIYKGDRVGILGKNGVGKTTLLNTIIGKTKQDSGFIEFSESINNRLRDLGYLAQEFKFPFVFKVKDIYKTIKKDLIDNNLYDEQYDIKIREILDIDELFEKYYKKLSGGEKQKLNLLSVLLYRPKILILDEFSSNIDLETSIKIRNFFQTTESTLILVSHNVKEISEICNKLIFLKEGKIYKKLESKNINEANIVKIFEKMEIKE; from the coding sequence ATGGAAAAACTTATATCAATTAAAGATTTAAATAAAACATACAAAACTAAAAAGGTTAAAAAAGTTATTTTTGATAATTTATCTTTTGATATTTATAAGGGTGATAGGGTTGGAATATTGGGTAAAAATGGTGTTGGTAAGACAACACTATTAAACACAATAATTGGTAAAACTAAACAAGATTCTGGGTTTATTGAGTTTTCAGAATCAATCAATAATAGACTTAGAGATTTAGGGTATCTAGCTCAGGAGTTTAAATTTCCCTTTGTTTTTAAAGTAAAAGATATCTATAAAACTATTAAAAAAGATTTAATTGACAACAATTTATATGATGAGCAATATGATATCAAAATTAGAGAGATATTAGATATAGATGAATTATTCGAAAAGTATTATAAAAAATTATCTGGCGGTGAAAAACAAAAATTAAATCTTTTATCTGTTCTTTTATATAGGCCAAAAATTTTAATATTGGATGAGTTTTCTTCAAATATTGACTTAGAAACAAGTATTAAAATAAGAAATTTTTTTCAAACTACTGAATCAACACTAATTTTAGTTTCACATAATGTTAAAGAAATATCTGAAATATGTAATAAATTAATTTTTCTAAAAGAAGGAAAAATTTATAAAAAATTAGAATCTAAAAATATTAATGAAGCTAACATTGTTAAAATCTTTGAGAAAATGGAAATTAAAGAATAG
- a CDS encoding FMN-dependent NADH-azoreductase: MAKLLVIKASMVDKSISFSEELTNRFVKYYLESNPNDEVITLDLNEVPMAQKTLNGSNLKNFFNQEDSDFYIDQLKSVHKVIFSCPMTNFNISATAKNYLDHVLVANKTFSYKYSKKGDAIGLLNHLSVQLLTTQGAPLGWYPWGNHTENLKGTFEFMGTKVVTPILVDGTKIPENANKTPVERINEFDSVIRLKAKEFAALPAVDWKPLEQ, encoded by the coding sequence ATGGCAAAATTACTAGTTATAAAAGCATCAATGGTTGATAAATCAATTTCTTTTTCTGAAGAGTTAACAAATAGATTTGTTAAATACTACTTAGAATCTAATCCAAATGATGAAGTTATTACATTGGATTTAAATGAAGTTCCAATGGCTCAAAAAACATTAAATGGGAGTAACTTAAAAAACTTCTTCAATCAAGAAGATTCAGATTTCTATATCGATCAATTAAAATCAGTTCACAAAGTGATTTTTTCTTGTCCAATGACCAATTTTAATATTTCAGCAACTGCTAAAAATTATTTAGATCATGTATTAGTTGCTAACAAAACCTTTTCTTATAAATATAGTAAAAAAGGTGATGCAATTGGATTATTAAATCACTTGAGTGTTCAATTACTAACTACACAAGGTGCTCCACTTGGATGATATCCTTGAGGTAACCATACAGAAAATTTAAAAGGTACTTTTGAATTTATGGGAACTAAAGTTGTTACACCAATTTTAGTTGATGGAACTAAAATCCCAGAAAATGCTAATAAAACACCAGTTGAAAGAATTAATGAATTTGATTCTGTTATTAGATTAAAAGCTAAAGAATTTGCTGCATTACCTGCAGTTGATTGAAAACCATTAGAACAATAG
- the obgE gene encoding GTPase ObgE translates to MLIDKCTLFLRAGNGGNGVISWRKEAHYPEGGPWGGDGGKGGDVYIIGDHNLNSLIDLRYKKKIEAEDGENGKTKLATGKNGNDIYIKVPVGTTITNSITNEVIVDILVTGQKYLICKGGMGGKGNAYFKSSKNRIPNLCENGELGETIEAQFELKYIADVGLLGLPNAGKSTLVNSLSNTNLKTANYMFTTLSPSLGVVNFEDEHLVFADIPGIIEDASNGSGLGLDFLKHIERCHFLIHLISVANIDTENPFKDYLTIVEELKKYNKEILKRKIFIVLNKIDENDSKDNINLFLKEFKKISNKKVYQISGFFKENTNELLKDIFKDYKKHKEQWERELEEKINSYSLVKVEKEQEDIVTYEKDENRIWVVSSKRIAYWFNRIPFNTDENVTRFMQKIKMDEIEQTLKDKGAKIGDSFRIQDVMFEIN, encoded by the coding sequence ATGTTAATAGATAAATGTACTCTTTTTTTAAGGGCTGGTAATGGTGGGAATGGTGTAATTTCTTGAAGAAAAGAAGCTCATTATCCTGAAGGTGGTCCTTGAGGTGGAGATGGTGGAAAAGGCGGAGATGTTTACATCATTGGAGACCATAATTTAAATTCATTAATTGATTTAAGATATAAGAAAAAAATTGAAGCAGAAGATGGTGAAAATGGAAAAACAAAATTAGCCACTGGTAAAAATGGTAATGATATCTATATTAAAGTTCCTGTTGGTACAACCATCACTAATTCAATTACAAATGAAGTAATAGTAGATATTTTAGTAACTGGTCAAAAATATTTAATTTGTAAAGGCGGAATGGGAGGTAAAGGAAATGCTTACTTCAAATCTAGTAAAAATAGAATTCCTAACCTTTGTGAAAATGGTGAATTAGGTGAAACTATAGAAGCTCAGTTTGAATTAAAGTATATTGCAGATGTTGGTTTACTTGGACTACCAAATGCTGGTAAAAGTACATTGGTAAATTCATTATCAAATACAAATTTAAAAACTGCTAATTATATGTTTACTACATTATCACCATCTTTAGGTGTTGTTAATTTTGAAGATGAGCATTTAGTGTTTGCAGATATTCCAGGGATTATAGAAGATGCAAGTAATGGAAGTGGTTTAGGATTAGATTTTTTAAAACATATTGAAAGATGTCATTTCTTAATTCATTTAATTTCAGTAGCTAATATTGATACTGAAAATCCTTTTAAAGATTATTTAACAATAGTTGAAGAATTAAAAAAATATAATAAAGAAATTTTAAAGAGAAAAATCTTTATTGTTTTAAATAAAATTGATGAAAATGATTCTAAGGATAACATTAATCTTTTCTTAAAAGAGTTTAAGAAAATTAGTAATAAAAAAGTTTATCAAATTAGTGGATTCTTTAAAGAAAATACAAATGAATTGTTAAAAGATATATTTAAAGATTATAAAAAACACAAAGAGCAGTGAGAAAGAGAATTAGAAGAAAAAATTAATTCTTATTCTTTGGTGAAAGTTGAGAAAGAACAAGAAGATATAGTTACATATGAAAAAGATGAAAATAGAATCTGAGTTGTATCTTCTAAAAGAATTGCATATTGATTTAATAGAATCCCTTTTAACACAGATGAAAATGTAACAAGGTTTATGCAGAAAATTAAAATGGATGAAATTGAACAAACATTAAAAGATAAGGGTGCTAAAATTGGTGATAGTTTTAGAATTCAAGATGTTATGTTTGAAATAAATTAG
- the nadE gene encoding NAD(+) synthase, with product MKKDYIKIIDKIANWMNQTLTEAKSNGFVYGVSGGIDSALICAIASKFFKDRSLAVRLDIFNSVNDTKDANLVISHFKVNSVDKNLEQVFNTFIKDLPDNKLALMNLKSRLRMVCLYYYAQTYNYLVCGTSNADELYTGYFTKFGDSGSDFIPLANLTKTDVRECSKILGVPSQIINKDPSAGLFENQKDEDDLKVSYLEIDNFLENNPISESSKNRILDLHKISEHKRNMPKTILKLGEIIK from the coding sequence ATGAAAAAAGATTATATAAAGATTATTGATAAGATTGCTAATTGAATGAATCAAACTCTAACTGAAGCTAAATCAAATGGTTTTGTATATGGAGTTTCTGGTGGAATTGATTCTGCTTTAATTTGTGCAATTGCTAGTAAATTTTTTAAAGACAGAAGTTTAGCTGTAAGACTTGATATTTTTAATTCTGTTAATGATACAAAAGATGCTAATTTAGTTATTTCTCATTTTAAAGTAAACTCTGTTGATAAAAATCTTGAACAAGTGTTTAATACTTTTATTAAAGATTTACCCGATAATAAACTAGCTTTAATGAATCTTAAATCTAGACTTAGAATGGTATGTTTATATTATTATGCTCAAACTTATAACTACTTAGTTTGTGGAACAAGTAATGCTGATGAATTATATACTGGATACTTTACTAAATTTGGAGACTCAGGATCTGATTTTATTCCCTTAGCCAATTTGACTAAAACAGATGTTAGAGAGTGTTCTAAAATTTTGGGAGTCCCATCTCAAATTATTAATAAAGATCCAAGTGCAGGACTATTTGAAAATCAAAAAGATGAAGATGATTTAAAAGTATCATATTTAGAAATTGATAACTTTTTAGAAAACAATCCTATTAGTGAGAGTAGTAAAAATAGAATTTTAGATCTTCACAAAATTTCAGAACATAAAAGAAATATGCCAAAGACAATTTTAAAACTTGGTGAAATAATTAAGTAA
- a CDS encoding lipoprotein 17-related variable surface protein, with protein MKTKFKNLLLNKKFLSLITTSLVYASFATIFSSNISSQDRNEIEKTNSNLNASTTAAVTENITGFSEYDLLASTNLVAPVITTYGVVGWTNSHKTLTLTTFDGVLVWKLTFANNSEITTFYKTAYPTQSMSDIKVNNYVYLSSENILVMLLGADQYKNQVAVGVNMSTGTLFNPIASKDGSINYIVKVKDGINRLFVNSSNNIIGIKDGKYNDYVSAEYLTFSKAKGVSQLPISIPRNLAKNQNDSLYSYATGVNGINFVTFISNTSSATPPVTRAAAAGSVYRTFYTVAVNDFMNPIEKTAGTSVTLDVGNATNISNPSADINNNDFWKYPTQYLSNTAQEIKFFLVLGGGKSSVVTLNYNINNKTITKEKNLDVVEGEQAFGMYLYNSSTKRLFISNKKSKTHLATGYVNLNVNASASLQFVNLEFSTSNWDTNTFVYSDLIREFPIMSTSQLSYPDPYIVLEKSKTPSAKYFINQSDIQTHNLTFKSYNDPVERFKSQFKNDLQKLPSQVTDANLKSSLQFTGASFSAEIGIIEKSADDQNGVLTFKYSVSYRNWYASSSAYTFHIAATITGFYAKSNFQFSFITGFTGTTSENEKWNKIGELKTNKYAYDVTQDEIINHFITYNIKDSSGSQVTIDKNMIRLSSSTSGYSLTVTVSVSGNFPNGVTRTFTHTYDGFKTISGYDNRFVENPSTFDRSLIYPSELTKTIFLENFVSLGDKWSVNPNDWDFEISSNNLEGTATVTLTYTSTTDTSFPNGTNKKIIDNKTIDLFKNIPSQFKDNVSMIEYSGSLTPTQLWTEYQNNPSDSKLLSYLNFPNINNKTNLEITCSNTSSADNDGYLDLNIKIKEGTQTTLFISGDGYFTYDAKATEAFKKILESDTFKVKWTINKVNNNFHWIGTNGQVITSQSSTYVVNLENQSYTGINKEMYADQVNEQDIDKLFTFDGYTIINKSVNPNVSQGTLTVIINLKESNSVDSSIGVTQTKTIIINGFKVDTMDSTKYILYAFAGVISITTICLMTFLILFLIKRNKYKTISKVRQIRR; from the coding sequence ATGAAAACTAAATTTAAAAATTTATTATTGAATAAAAAATTTTTATCTCTTATTACAACTTCTTTAGTATATGCAAGTTTTGCTACAATATTTTCTTCAAATATTAGTAGCCAAGATAGAAATGAAATTGAGAAAACTAATTCTAATTTAAATGCTTCTACAACAGCTGCAGTTACAGAAAATATAACTGGGTTTAGTGAATATGATTTGTTAGCTTCTACAAATTTGGTTGCACCGGTTATTACCACTTATGGTGTAGTAGGTTGAACAAATTCTCATAAAACTTTAACATTAACAACATTTGATGGTGTCTTAGTTTGAAAGTTAACTTTTGCTAATAATTCTGAAATTACTACTTTTTATAAAACTGCATATCCAACTCAATCTATGTCAGATATTAAAGTGAACAATTATGTTTATCTGTCTAGTGAAAATATTTTGGTAATGTTATTAGGAGCTGATCAATATAAAAATCAAGTTGCTGTTGGTGTTAATATGTCTACAGGAACATTGTTTAATCCCATTGCATCTAAAGACGGATCTATTAATTACATTGTTAAGGTTAAAGATGGAATAAATAGATTATTTGTTAATTCATCTAACAACATTATTGGTATTAAAGATGGTAAGTACAATGATTATGTTAGTGCTGAATATTTAACTTTTAGTAAAGCAAAGGGAGTTTCTCAACTACCTATTTCAATTCCCAGAAATTTAGCAAAAAATCAAAATGACAGTTTATATTCTTATGCAACTGGTGTAAATGGAATTAATTTTGTTACTTTTATTAGCAATACTTCTAGTGCTACACCTCCTGTTACTAGAGCTGCAGCTGCTGGATCTGTTTATAGAACTTTTTATACTGTAGCTGTTAATGACTTTATGAATCCTATTGAAAAAACAGCAGGAACATCAGTAACATTGGATGTGGGGAATGCAACTAATATATCGAACCCATCAGCTGATATTAATAATAATGATTTTTGGAAATACCCTACACAGTATTTATCTAATACTGCTCAAGAGATTAAATTTTTTCTTGTTTTAGGTGGCGGTAAAAGTTCTGTTGTTACTTTAAACTACAACATTAATAACAAAACAATTACAAAAGAAAAAAATTTAGATGTAGTTGAAGGTGAGCAAGCCTTTGGAATGTACTTATATAACTCATCGACAAAAAGATTGTTTATTTCTAATAAAAAATCAAAAACTCACTTAGCCACAGGATATGTAAATTTAAATGTAAATGCAAGTGCATCTTTACAATTTGTTAATTTGGAATTTTCTACTTCTAATTGAGATACAAATACATTTGTTTATTCTGATTTAATTCGTGAATTTCCTATTATGAGTACCTCACAATTATCTTATCCAGACCCTTATATTGTTTTGGAAAAGAGTAAAACTCCATCAGCAAAATATTTTATTAATCAAAGTGATATCCAAACTCATAACTTAACTTTTAAATCATATAATGATCCTGTAGAAAGATTTAAATCACAATTTAAAAATGATTTACAAAAATTACCTTCACAAGTTACTGATGCAAACTTGAAATCTTCTTTACAATTCACAGGTGCTTCTTTTTCAGCTGAAATTGGAATTATTGAGAAAAGTGCAGATGATCAGAATGGTGTTTTAACTTTTAAATATTCTGTAAGTTACAGAAACTGATATGCCTCAAGTTCTGCATATACTTTTCATATTGCTGCAACTATTACAGGGTTCTATGCAAAATCAAACTTTCAATTTAGTTTTATTACTGGGTTTACTGGTACAACTTCTGAAAATGAAAAGTGAAATAAGATAGGTGAATTAAAAACAAATAAATATGCATATGATGTAACACAGGATGAAATAATAAATCATTTTATAACTTATAACATTAAAGATTCATCTGGTTCTCAAGTTACTATAGACAAAAATATGATTAGATTGAGTTCAAGTACTAGTGGTTATTCACTTACTGTTACAGTTAGTGTTTCAGGTAATTTTCCAAATGGAGTTACTAGAACTTTTACTCACACTTATGATGGTTTTAAGACAATATCAGGATATGATAATCGTTTTGTAGAAAATCCATCAACTTTTGATAGAAGTTTAATTTATCCAAGTGAATTAACCAAAACTATATTCTTAGAAAATTTTGTGAGTCTTGGTGATAAATGAAGTGTTAATCCAAATGATTGAGATTTTGAAATATCATCTAATAATTTAGAAGGAACTGCAACAGTTACTTTAACATATACATCAACTACTGACACTTCTTTTCCTAATGGAACAAACAAAAAAATTATTGATAATAAGACAATAGACTTATTCAAAAACATCCCATCTCAATTTAAAGATAATGTTTCTATGATTGAATATAGTGGATCATTAACTCCAACTCAGTTATGAACTGAATACCAAAATAACCCAAGTGATTCTAAGTTATTAAGTTACTTAAATTTCCCTAATATCAATAATAAAACTAATTTAGAAATAACTTGTTCTAATACTTCTTCAGCAGATAATGATGGATATTTAGATTTAAATATCAAAATTAAAGAAGGAACTCAAACTACATTATTTATTTCTGGTGACGGTTACTTTACATATGATGCTAAAGCAACTGAGGCTTTTAAAAAGATATTAGAATCAGACACTTTTAAAGTTAAGTGAACAATTAATAAAGTTAACAATAACTTTCATTGAATTGGAACTAATGGTCAAGTTATTACAAGTCAATCTTCAACATATGTTGTTAATTTAGAAAACCAAAGCTACACAGGCATTAATAAAGAAATGTATGCAGACCAAGTTAATGAACAAGATATAGATAAGTTGTTCACATTTGATGGTTATACAATCATTAATAAATCTGTTAACCCGAATGTTTCTCAAGGAACTCTTACTGTAATCATTAACCTAAAAGAATCTAATAGTGTTGATTCATCTATTGGTGTTACTCAAACTAAAACAATTATTATTAATGGTTTTAAAGTTGACACAATGGATTCTACAAAATATATCTTGTATGCTTTTGCTGGTGTTATTTCTATTACTACAATTTGTTTAATGACATTCTTAATTTTATTTTTAATTAAGAGAAACAAATATAAAACTATTTCGAAGGTTAGACAAATTAGAAGATAA